CCGCGCTCGCGCCGCTCGACGTGCCGAAGTTGAAGTCCGGCAGGCGGCCTTCGAAGAAGCGCGGCACGTGCGAGCGGATCGAATGCGCTTCCCACACGAGCACGCGGCCGTGCTCGCGCTTCAGCCGCGCGATCTCGCCTTGCAGTGCGTCGTGATACGGGCGCCAGTAGCGGTCGCGGCGGCGCATGATCTCGTCGTTGCCGGGCAACGCGTTCGCCGGATACAGCGGCGCCTTGTCGAACGTGTCGACCGGCACGAGCCCGGTCGTGTCCTGCCCCGGGTACAGGTTCTCGTTGTCGGGCGGACGGTTCAGATCGACGACGTAACGCGCGTGCGACGGCACGAGGATCGACGCGCCGAGCGTCGCCGCGAAACCGTACAGCCGCTCCAGGTGCCAGTCGCAATCGTCGACGAAGCGCGCGTCGGGCGTCATCGTGGCCGCGATGTCGTCGGGAATGTGGGTGCCTGCGTGCGGAATCGAGATCAGCAGCGGCAGCGTGCCCTGCTTCAGCGTGAAAACAGCTGGTTGTTCAGTCATGTCGCATCACCGTAAGAGTCTGCCGGCGCGCGCACGCGGCGCGCCGGGTGCCGCGCGTTCAGCGCAGCAGTTGCGCCAGTGCGGCGCGGTAGTCGGCATACGCGGCGGCTTCGTCGCGATGGCGGCGGCCGCTCACGACGCGTTCGCCGCCGGTGTAGACGTCGAGCACCGGCGTGTCGCCGTGCTCGGCGAACACCGCGCCCGACAGCCACGCCGTGCTGTCGTGTTCGGCAATCGCCGGATGATCGGGATCGAGCACGAGCCAGTCGGCGCGGCAGCCTTCACGCAGCGCGCCGATGCGCCGACCGCTGGCCTGCGCGCCGCCCGCGAGCGACGCGTCGAACAGCCGGTCGGCGACACGAGTCTGCGTGTCGCTCGCGAGCACGTTGCGCGCGCGATGCAGGAGCCGCTGCCCGTATTCGAGCAGGCGCAGTTCCGAGCGCCAGTCGACCGACGCATGGCTGTCCGAGCCGACGCCGATCACGCCGCCCTGCGCGAGATAGTCGACGGCCGGGAACACGCCGTCGCCGAGATTCGCCTCGGTGGTCAGGCACAGGCCGGCCACCGCCCGCCGCTTCGCGAGCGCGGCCGTTTCGGCCGCATCGACGTGCGTCGCGTGCACGAAGCACCAGCGCGCATCGACGTCAAAGCGATCGAGCAACCATTGCACGGGACGCGCACCGTAAGCCCGCACGCAATCGTCGACCTCGGCAGTCTGTTCGGCGATATGGATATGCACGGGCGCGTCGTCGGGCAGGCCGTCGAGCAGCACGCGCAATCCGTTCTCGGACACCGCGCGCAGCGAGTGCGGCGCGACGCCGTAGCGCAAGCCGCCGTGCTCGGGCGCGACGCGGCGCATCGCGTCGAGCAGTTCGAGCAGGCCGTCCGGCGTGTTGATGAAGCGGCGCTGGTCGTCGCGCGGCGGCTTGTTGCCAAAGCCGGCGAACTGGTATGACACGGGCAGCATCGTGATGCCGATGCCCGCCGAGCGGGCCGCGTCGATCACGCGCGTGCCGAGTTCCGCGATCTGCGGATAGCGCGAGCCGTCCTGCGCATGATGCACGTAGTGGAATTCGCACACCGACGTGTAGCCGCACTTCAGCATCTCGACGTACAGCCACCGCGCGATCGCCGCGAGCGCGTCGGGCGTGATCTTCAGCGCGAAGCGGTACATCAGGTCGCGCCAGCTCCAGAAGCTGTCGGCAGGATTCGCGCGGTATTCGGTGAGCCCGGCCATCGCGCGCTGGAACGCGTGCGAATGCAGGTTCGGCATGCCGGGCAGCACGGGCCCCGCCGCGCGGGCGACGCCGGTCGGCGCGTCGGCGTCGGGCGTCACGTCGGTCAGCGTGCCGGCCGCGTCCCAGCGCAGCAGCACGTTGCGGCGCCAGCCATCGGGCAGCCGGGCATGGTCCGCGAACAGCGTCATTTCGGTCATCGTGAGTCTCGTCTGTTACTAGCCGTTCATCCGGCGAAACACCGTCGTACCGCCCCGCACGACCTGCTCGCACAGCGGCCGGCCGATCCAGTAAGCGAGCTCCGACAGCGAGCCGACCGACCAGACCGCGAAATCGGCCTGGCGACCGATCTCGAGCGCGCCGTGACGATCCGCGCGGCCGAGTGCCGCGGCCGCATGGCGCGTCACGCCCTGCAGCACCTCGGGCACCGTCATGCGGAACAGCGTGCAGCCCATGTTCATCGTCAGCAGCAACGATTCGAGCGGCGACGTGCCTGGATTGTGATCGGTCGCGAGCGCGATCGGCACGCCGTGCTTGCGCAGCAGCTCGATCGGCGGCAATTGCGTTTCGCGAATGAAGTAATACGCGCCGGGCAGCAGCACGGCGACCGTGCCGGCCGCCTTCATCGCCTCGATGCCGGCTTCGTCGAGAAATTCGAGGTGGTCGGCGGACAGCGCGCGATAACGTGCAGCAAGCGCGGTACCGCCGGCGTTCGACAATTGCTCCGCGTGCAGCTTCACCGGCAGGCCGCGCCGCGTCGCGGCTTCGAACACGCGCTCGGTCTGCGCGAGCGAGAAGCCGATGCGCTCGCAGAACACGTCGACCGCGTCGACGAGGCCTTCGTCGGCGAGTGCCGGCAGCATCCGTCCGCACACTTCATCGATGTATTCGTCCGCGCGGCCCGCGTATTCCGGCGGCAGCGCGTGCGCGCCGAGGAACGTGGTGTAGACCGTGACCGGGAAGCGCTCGCCGAGCTGGCGCGCGACGCGCAGCATCTTGCGCTCGGTCGCGAGGTCGAGCCCGTAGCCCGACTTGATTTCGATCGCGCTCACGCCTTCGGCGAGCAGCGGCTGCAGGCGTGCGGCCGCCTGCACGAACAGCGCCGTCTCGTCTGCCGCGCGCGTCGCGCGCACCGTCGACACGATCCCGCCGCCCTGCCGCGCGATCTCCTCGTAACTGACGCCGGCGAGGCGCTGCGCGAACTCGTCGGCGCGCGTGCCGCCGTACACGAGGTGCGTATGGCAGTCGACAAGGCCCGGCGTCACCCACGCGCCGTGCAGGTCTTCCCGGTGCCAGTGCGCATAACCGTGCGGCAGCGCGGAAAACGCGCCGAGCCACACGATCGTGCCGGTTTCGTCGACGGCGATCGCCGCGTCGTCGATCGTTTCGTCGGGGTGGCCGTGCGGACACAGCCTCAGGTGATGCCAGACAATCGGTTTCATGCGTTCAGTCTCGTTCGCCGACGGCGAGCGACACGGCGAGCAGCGCGCCGCCTCCGCTCACGACGACGTCAAACGCACGCTGCGGCCCGTCGAGCCGCAGCGTGTCCATTTCCTGCAGTGCATAGTGCGCGCCGTCGATCTCGATGCCGACGGCGCCCGTCGCACAGAACAGCAGCACGGTATCGGCGCGCTCGACACGGTGCGTGCCTTCGGGCCACACGTCGACCGTCCCGCGCGCGGCCGAACGGCGCGTCATCAGGTTGAAGTCGCGCGTCGCGCCGTCATGCAGCGTCGCGTCGATCGCCGTTTCGCCGGCGAAATCCGCACGGGCGAGCCGCGTATCGAGCACATGGCGCGCGCCGCCCGCCTCCACGAGCGTCATGCCCGCGCCGGACAGCAGCACGAGCGTGCGGTCGACGCCGTCGAAACGCGAGAACGGGCCGGGCGCGCCGACGTCCGCGACGCTCACGCGCCATGCGAACGCATCGAGCGCGCCGCCCGACGGCGCCGCGGCGGCAGCCCCTTCGGGGATGAATGCCGCGATTTCGCGTGTCACGCCACCGCCGTTCTTCCACGGCGACGCAACGAGATCCGAGGCGCGGATCATCGTTGCATGCACCGGCGCCTGGTCGAGCGCCGTCATGCTCAGCGGCCGAGCATCGGCAGCTTCAGGCCGGCTTCGCGGGCCGTCTGCTGCGCGAGTTCGTAGCCGGCATCCGCATGGCGCATCACGCCCGTCGCCGGATCGTTCAGCAGCACGCGACCGAGACGCTCGTGCGCATCGGCGGTACCGTCGGCGACGATCACGACACCCGAGTGCTGCGAGAAGCCCATCCCGACGCCGCCACCGTGATGCAGCGACACCCACGATGCGCCGCCTGCGGTGTTCAGCAGCGCGTTCAGCAGCGGCCAGTCGCTCACGGCGTCCGAGCCGTCCTTCATCGATTCCGTCTCGCGGTTCGGGCTTGCGACCGAACCGGTGTCGAGGTGGTCGCGGCCGATCACGATCGGGGCCTTCAGTTCGCCGTTCTTCACCATCTCGTTGAACGCCTGGCCAAGGCGATAGCGATCCTTCACGCCGACCCAGCAGATCCGTGCGGGCAAGCCCTGGAACGCGATGCGCTCGCGCGCCATGTCGAGCCAGTTGTGCAGGTGCGGATCGTCGGGGATCAGCTCCTTCACCTTCTGGTCGGTCTTGTAGATGTCTTCCGGATCGCCCGACAGCGCGACCCAGCGGAACGGGCCCTTGCCTTCGCAGAACAGCGGGCGGATATAGGCCGGCACGAAGCCCGGGAAGTCGAATGCGTTCTCGACGCCCATCTCCAGCGCCATCTGGCGGATGTTGTTGCCGTAATCGAGCGTGGCCGCGCCGCGTTCCTGCAGCGTGAGCATCGCGCGCACCTGGACGGCCATCGACTGCTTCGCGACCTTCACGATGCTTTGCGGGTCGACCTTCTGCGCTTCGCGCCATTGCGCGACGGTCCAGCCCTGCGGCAGGTAGCCGTTGATCGGGTCGTGCGCGCTCGTCTGGTCGGTCACGCAGTCCGGCGTGATGCCGCGCTGGACGAGTTCCGCGAACACGTCGGCAGCGTTGCCGAGCAGGCCGACCGACACCGGCTTGCCGGTGCGCTTCGCTTCCTCGATCATGCCGAGCGCTTCGTCGAGCGTCGTCGCCTTCTTGTCGACGTAGCGCGTCTTCAGGCGGAAGTCGATGCGCGTCTCGTCGCATTCGACCGCGATCATCGAGAAGCCGGCCATCGTCGCCGCCAGCGGCTGCGCGCCGCCCATGCCGCCCAGGCCGCCGGTCAGGATCCAGCGGCCCGACGGGTCGCCGTTGAAGTGCTGGTTCGCAACCGAGAAGAACGTTTCATACGTGCCCTGCACGATGCCCTGGCTGCCGATGTAGATCCAGCTGCCGGCCGTCATCTGGCCATACATCATCAGGCCCTTGCGATCGAGCTCGTGGAAGTGATCCCAGGTCGCCCAGTGCGGCACCAGGTTCGAGTTCGCGAGCAGCACGCGCGGCGCATCCTTGTGCGTGCGGAACACACCGACCGGCTTGCCCGACTGGATCAGCAGCGTTTCGTTCTCCTCGAGATCCTTCAGCGACGCGAGGATCTGGTCGTAGCATTCCCAGTTGCGCGCCGCGCGGCCGATGCCGCCGTACACGACGAGCGCGTGCGGATGCTCGGCGACTTCCGGATCCAGGTTGTTCTGGATCATCCGGTAGGCGGCTTCGGCCAGCCAGGTCTTGCAGACCTTCTCGCTGCCGCGCGGCGCACGGATCGTGCGCGTCGGATCGAGACGAGGATCGATATGTTTCGGATGGTTCATGACGGCTGCTCCCGAAGGAAAGTGAATATCAAATAGGAATCAGAAATGCCCGGTGAAGCGATAACGGCTGCCGGGGTGCCACAAATTCGCCACCGAGGCGACGACGCCCTGCGACCAGGTGCGCCGATGTAAAACCAGACACGGCTCGACGTCGTCCATCCGCAGCTGCTCGCGCCGCTCGGGCGCCGGGGCCGCCGCTTCGATCCGGTACTCGACGCGCTGCAGCGGTGCCGCGCGCATCAGGTACAGGTTCGGCGTCGTGTTCGTGAAATCCTGCTCGGCATAATCCGGCGCGACCGCCGGATTCACCCACCGTTCTTCGAGCTGGACGGGTTCGTCGTTCTCGAAGTGCAACACCTGCGAATAAAACAGCTTCGCGCGCACGGCCATCTGCATTTCGTCGGCGAGCGCCTCGTCGGCGCGGATCGTCTCGAGGCCGAGCACGCTGGCGCGGTACGCATGCCCGCGCGCGTCGACCTCCTCCGAGATGCTGCGGATCGCGACGAGCGTCGACTCGTACTTCGGCCGCGCGACGTAGGTGCCGGCGCCTTTCATGCGCGTGAGCACCTGCTCGGCCGTCAACTCGCGCAACGCGCGGTTGACGGTCATGCGCGCGACCTTGAACTCGCGGGCCAGTTCGTTCTCGGAGGGCACCTGGTCGCCCTCCGCCCACTCGCCGGCGTGAATGCGGCCCAGGATGAAATCCTTGATCTCCTGGTAGACCGGCGCGCTCATGGGCTTACTGTTCCGACGCGAACGAGAACGGCGCGACCTTCGCGAACGCACGCTCGCCGACGAGCTTCGCGATCACCGCGATGTCCGGGGCGAAGTAGTGGTCGAGTTCGTAGTGCGCGACCTTGCTGCGGATCGTTTCCATCACCGGCGCGAGCTTCGGGCTCGTGTGGTGCGGCGCGCGCAGGTCGACGCCCTGGGCGGCGGCCAGCAGTTCGATCGCGAGGATGTGCTTCGTGTTGTCGGCGATGTCGGCGAGCTTGCGCGCGGCGAACGTCGCCATCGACACGTGGTCTTCCTGGTTCGCCGAGGTCGGCAGCGAGTCGACCGACGCCGGGTGAGCAAGCGTCTTGTTTTCCGATGCGAGCGCGGCCGCCGTCACGTGCGCAATCATGAAGCCCGAATTCACGCCGCCGTCCTTCACGAGGAACGGGGGCAGGCCCGACAGCGTCGCGTCGATCAGCAGTGCGATGCGGCGCTCGGCCAGCGCGCCGATTTCCGATGCGGCGAGCGCGAGGTTGTCGGCCGCGAACGCGACGGGTTCCGCGTGGAAGTTGCCGCCCGACAGCACTTCGCCGGTATCCGGGAAGATCAGCGGGTTGTCCGACACCGCGTTCGCTTCGACCAGCAGCACGTCGGCCGCGTGGCGCATCTGGTCCAGGCACGCGCCCATCACCTGCGGCTGGCAGCGCAGGCTGTACGGATCCTGCACCTTGTCGCAGTCGCGGTGCGACTGGTTGATCGGCGAACCTTCGAGCAGCTCGCGGTACGACGCGGCCGCATCGATCTGGCCCTGGTGGCCGCGCAGTTCATGGATGCGGGCATCGAACGGCTTCACCGAACCGGCTGCCGCATCGACGGACAGCGCGCCCGCGACGAGCGCGGTGCGGTACAGGTCTTCGATCGCGAACATGTTGTCGAGCGCCAGCGCCGTCGACGCTTGCGTGCCGTTCAGCAGCGCGAGGCCTTCCTTCGCCTGCAGCGTGAGCGGCGCGAGGCCCGCGACGCGCAGGCCGTCGAGCGCGCTGGCGCGCTCGCCGCGGATGAACACTTCACCGACGCCCAGCAGCACCGCCGACATGTGCGCGAGCGGCGCAAGGTCGCCCGATGCGCCGACCGAGCCCTTCACCGGGATCAGCGGCAGCACGTCGGCGTTGAACAGCGTGATCAGCGCGTCCATCACCTCGCGGCGGATGCCCGAGTGGCCGCGGCCGAGGCTCGACAGCTTCAGCGCCATCAGCAGGCGCACCGACGAGCGCGCCATCGGCTCGCCGACGCCGACTGCGTGCGACAGCACCAGGTTCTTCTGCAGCAGCTCCAGTTGGTCGTGCGGGATGTGCGTGCTGGCCAGGCGGCCGAAGCCCGTGTTGATGCCGTATGCCGGCTCGCCCTTCGCCGCGATGTCGGCGACGGCCTTCGCGCCTGCGTCGATCTTTGCGAAGCTCGCCGGGTCGAGCTTGAGCTGCACGGATTCGCGAGCGATCTTGCGCAGTTGCGGGAGGGTCAGGTGGCCGGGGGTCAACGTAATCATGTGAGCAATCCTGTCTAGACAAGTTCGGGATGGATTGCAGTGTAGCCATCGCAACTTGTCTAGACAACCCCGTTTTTCACGATTTCGACTTGGGAGTTTCCCTGATGTCCGGCGTAGGCCGCGGGGCCGGCCCGACAGACCTCGTAGTTAACACATGTTGCAATTATTTTGTTTTTGGCAACATACGAATCAACACTTCCCACGATCCGTCACGGAGACCCGCCATGACCATCCCGCACCGGTTGACCGCCCTCCTCGGCCGCAGCCTGCTCGTCGCCGCGTGCACGCTCGCGTGCGGCGCGTCGCTCGCCGCGGAACCGCTGTCCGGCACGCTCGAGAAAATCCGGCAAGGCGGCCTGATCTCGATCGGCCATCGCGAGACGTCGGTGCCGTTCTCCTACGTCGACGCGAACGGCAAGGTGATCGGCTTCTCGCAGGATCTGTGCGACCGCGTGATCGCCGCCGTGAAGGCGCGCACCGGCAAGCCGGACCTGCACGTGCGCTTCATCCCGGTTACGTCGCAAAACCGCATTCCGCTGGTGCAGAACGGCACGGTCGATCTCGAATGCGGGGTGACCACCAATCTCGCCGCGCGTCACGCGCAGGTCGCGTTCTCGACCACCTTCTTCGTCGCGACGACGCGCCTGCTCACGCGCACGAGCTCGGGCATCCGCGACTTCCCCGATCTCGCCGGCAAGACGGTCGTGACGAACCAGGGCACGACGTCCGAACGCCTGCTGCGCAAGATGAACGAGGAGAAGAAGATGAACATGCAGATCATCAGCGCGAAGGACTACGGCGAAGGACGCCTCACGCTCGAATCGGGCCGCGCGGCCGCCTACATGATGGACGACGTGCTGCTCGCCGGCGTGCGCCAGCTCGCGGCGAAGCCGGCCGACTGGACGATCGTCGGCACGCCGCAATCGTCGGAAGCGTACGGGTTCATGCTGCGCAAGGACGATCCGCAGTTCAAGGCGCTCGTCGACGGCGTGCTCGTGCAGTTGATGAAGAGCGGCGAGATCAACGCGCTGTACGACAAGTGGTTCATGAAGCCGGTGCCGCCGAAAGGGCTCGCGTTCGACTTCCCGATGAGCGACGTGATCAAGGCGCGCTACGCGGCGCCGAACGACGTGCCGCTCGAGTGAGCGTCGCGCGGCGCAGCGGGTTCAGCGCGTCCACGCGACGCATGCGGCGTAGCCGGGCGCCGCGTCGAGCCAGCCCGCGTCGAACGCAGCCACGCCGGCCGCGGGCGCGGCCGGCTCGACGATCGTCGTCGCGGGCGTTTCGGCACCGCGCGGCGGCACGACCGCGAACGCGCGCAGCCCGCCGACGATGCCGGTGCCGAGCGCCTTCAGCAACGCCTCCTTCGCGGACCAGATGCGCATGAACGCATCGGCACGCGCGGCGAGCGGCAGGCTCTCGAGATACGCGGCCTCGGCGCTCGCGCATACTTCGCGCGTCAGCGCACGCCAGTCGGTGGATCGATTGCAGCTTTCGATATCGACGCCGACACGGCCTGCAGGCGTCCATGCGATCAGCGCGTGATCGCCCGCATGCGACACGTTGAAATCGAGCGGTGCGCGATGCGCGGCGTCGAGCGACGGCCGCCCCGCTTCGTCGACGACGATCACGATGTCCTTCGGCGCCACGTCGAGCGCCGCGCCGAGCACATCGCGCAGCGCGGCGCGCGTCGCGGCGCTGCGCACCGCATCCTCGTGCCGCAGGTAGCGCCCGGCACGCGCGCGCTCGGTGTCGCTCAGTGCCGCATAGGCGGGCGATGCGAGCGGCACGTGCCAGTCGAAATCGATGCGCGCGACGTGCACGCCGGCACGCGACGCGGCAGTCGGCACGTCGAGCGGATGCGTCTGCCACGCTCGGGACAGATCGGTGGAAATCGCGGAATCGGGCGGAATGGACATCGGCAAGGGACAGCCAGTCGAATGAAACGTCCGATGTTAATCGATCGCGCGGCGCGGAGACCGACACGGGGCGCGGCGTCGATTCGTCGGCAGCGGCAACCGGCGCGGCCGACGAATCGACGCGATGGCCCGGCGGCGCGCGGGCGCGCTCACCCGTGCGCGACGGCGCCCGGCACGCCGCTTCCCGCCGGCCGCGCATGCCGCGCCGGATGGCGCGCGTGCACGCGGCCCGGCGCATCGGCCGGCAGCACGCCATGTTGCAGCCAGGACAGCGCGACGGGCCATAGCGTGTCGGTGAAGCGGC
The sequence above is a segment of the Burkholderia diffusa genome. Coding sequences within it:
- a CDS encoding formimidoylglutamate deiminase; this translates as MTEMTLFADHARLPDGWRRNVLLRWDAAGTLTDVTPDADAPTGVARAAGPVLPGMPNLHSHAFQRAMAGLTEYRANPADSFWSWRDLMYRFALKITPDALAAIARWLYVEMLKCGYTSVCEFHYVHHAQDGSRYPQIAELGTRVIDAARSAGIGITMLPVSYQFAGFGNKPPRDDQRRFINTPDGLLELLDAMRRVAPEHGGLRYGVAPHSLRAVSENGLRVLLDGLPDDAPVHIHIAEQTAEVDDCVRAYGARPVQWLLDRFDVDARWCFVHATHVDAAETAALAKRRAVAGLCLTTEANLGDGVFPAVDYLAQGGVIGVGSDSHASVDWRSELRLLEYGQRLLHRARNVLASDTQTRVADRLFDASLAGGAQASGRRIGALREGCRADWLVLDPDHPAIAEHDSTAWLSGAVFAEHGDTPVLDVYTGGERVVSGRRHRDEAAAYADYRAALAQLLR
- a CDS encoding glutamate/aspartate ABC transporter substrate-binding protein, whose protein sequence is MTIPHRLTALLGRSLLVAACTLACGASLAAEPLSGTLEKIRQGGLISIGHRETSVPFSYVDANGKVIGFSQDLCDRVIAAVKARTGKPDLHVRFIPVTSQNRIPLVQNGTVDLECGVTTNLAARHAQVAFSTTFFVATTRLLTRTSSGIRDFPDLAGKTVVTNQGTTSERLLRKMNEEKKMNMQIISAKDYGEGRLTLESGRAAAYMMDDVLLAGVRQLAAKPADWTIVGTPQSSEAYGFMLRKDDPQFKALVDGVLVQLMKSGEINALYDKWFMKPVPPKGLAFDFPMSDVIKARYAAPNDVPLE
- a CDS encoding HutD family protein, producing MTALDQAPVHATMIRASDLVASPWKNGGGVTREIAAFIPEGAAAAAPSGGALDAFAWRVSVADVGAPGPFSRFDGVDRTLVLLSGAGMTLVEAGGARHVLDTRLARADFAGETAIDATLHDGATRDFNLMTRRSAARGTVDVWPEGTHRVERADTVLLFCATGAVGIEIDGAHYALQEMDTLRLDGPQRAFDVVVSGGGALLAVSLAVGERD
- the hutH gene encoding histidine ammonia-lyase, whose product is MITLTPGHLTLPQLRKIARESVQLKLDPASFAKIDAGAKAVADIAAKGEPAYGINTGFGRLASTHIPHDQLELLQKNLVLSHAVGVGEPMARSSVRLLMALKLSSLGRGHSGIRREVMDALITLFNADVLPLIPVKGSVGASGDLAPLAHMSAVLLGVGEVFIRGERASALDGLRVAGLAPLTLQAKEGLALLNGTQASTALALDNMFAIEDLYRTALVAGALSVDAAAGSVKPFDARIHELRGHQGQIDAAASYRELLEGSPINQSHRDCDKVQDPYSLRCQPQVMGACLDQMRHAADVLLVEANAVSDNPLIFPDTGEVLSGGNFHAEPVAFAADNLALAASEIGALAERRIALLIDATLSGLPPFLVKDGGVNSGFMIAHVTAAALASENKTLAHPASVDSLPTSANQEDHVSMATFAARKLADIADNTKHILAIELLAAAQGVDLRAPHHTSPKLAPVMETIRSKVAHYELDHYFAPDIAVIAKLVGERAFAKVAPFSFASEQ
- the hutC gene encoding histidine utilization repressor, with amino-acid sequence MSAPVYQEIKDFILGRIHAGEWAEGDQVPSENELAREFKVARMTVNRALRELTAEQVLTRMKGAGTYVARPKYESTLVAIRSISEEVDARGHAYRASVLGLETIRADEALADEMQMAVRAKLFYSQVLHFENDEPVQLEERWVNPAVAPDYAEQDFTNTTPNLYLMRAAPLQRVEYRIEAAAPAPERREQLRMDDVEPCLVLHRRTWSQGVVASVANLWHPGSRYRFTGHF
- the hutG gene encoding N-formylglutamate deformylase; its protein translation is MTEQPAVFTLKQGTLPLLISIPHAGTHIPDDIAATMTPDARFVDDCDWHLERLYGFAATLGASILVPSHARYVVDLNRPPDNENLYPGQDTTGLVPVDTFDKAPLYPANALPGNDEIMRRRDRYWRPYHDALQGEIARLKREHGRVLVWEAHSIRSHVPRFFEGRLPDFNFGTSSGASAAPGLAEALAECVIAHGGYTAVANGRFKGGYITRHYGVPATGVEAVQLELSQITYMEETRPYAYDEARAARIVPLLQTLVETALAHR
- the hutI gene encoding imidazolonepropionase codes for the protein MKPIVWHHLRLCPHGHPDETIDDAAIAVDETGTIVWLGAFSALPHGYAHWHREDLHGAWVTPGLVDCHTHLVYGGTRADEFAQRLAGVSYEEIARQGGGIVSTVRATRAADETALFVQAAARLQPLLAEGVSAIEIKSGYGLDLATERKMLRVARQLGERFPVTVYTTFLGAHALPPEYAGRADEYIDEVCGRMLPALADEGLVDAVDVFCERIGFSLAQTERVFEAATRRGLPVKLHAEQLSNAGGTALAARYRALSADHLEFLDEAGIEAMKAAGTVAVLLPGAYYFIRETQLPPIELLRKHGVPIALATDHNPGTSPLESLLLTMNMGCTLFRMTVPEVLQGVTRHAAAALGRADRHGALEIGRQADFAVWSVGSLSELAYWIGRPLCEQVVRGGTTVFRRMNG
- a CDS encoding 4'-phosphopantetheinyl transferase family protein; amino-acid sequence: MSIPPDSAISTDLSRAWQTHPLDVPTAASRAGVHVARIDFDWHVPLASPAYAALSDTERARAGRYLRHEDAVRSAATRAALRDVLGAALDVAPKDIVIVVDEAGRPSLDAAHRAPLDFNVSHAGDHALIAWTPAGRVGVDIESCNRSTDWRALTREVCASAEAAYLESLPLAARADAFMRIWSAKEALLKALGTGIVGGLRAFAVVPPRGAETPATTIVEPAAPAAGVAAFDAGWLDAAPGYAACVAWTR
- the hutU gene encoding urocanate hydratase — protein: MNHPKHIDPRLDPTRTIRAPRGSEKVCKTWLAEAAYRMIQNNLDPEVAEHPHALVVYGGIGRAARNWECYDQILASLKDLEENETLLIQSGKPVGVFRTHKDAPRVLLANSNLVPHWATWDHFHELDRKGLMMYGQMTAGSWIYIGSQGIVQGTYETFFSVANQHFNGDPSGRWILTGGLGGMGGAQPLAATMAGFSMIAVECDETRIDFRLKTRYVDKKATTLDEALGMIEEAKRTGKPVSVGLLGNAADVFAELVQRGITPDCVTDQTSAHDPINGYLPQGWTVAQWREAQKVDPQSIVKVAKQSMAVQVRAMLTLQERGAATLDYGNNIRQMALEMGVENAFDFPGFVPAYIRPLFCEGKGPFRWVALSGDPEDIYKTDQKVKELIPDDPHLHNWLDMARERIAFQGLPARICWVGVKDRYRLGQAFNEMVKNGELKAPIVIGRDHLDTGSVASPNRETESMKDGSDAVSDWPLLNALLNTAGGASWVSLHHGGGVGMGFSQHSGVVIVADGTADAHERLGRVLLNDPATGVMRHADAGYELAQQTAREAGLKLPMLGR